The proteins below come from a single Mesobacillus jeotgali genomic window:
- a CDS encoding divergent PAP2 family protein, with product MELLTNFPLWASLAAIFFAQFVKVPIQYIATRRIDWSLLTSTGGMPSSHSAAVTALATGVALETGLDSAVFAVAAVFAIITMFDASGVRRQAGEQAIVLNQLVADFGRFAQEAKGWQDKPEKEKQKELKELLGHKPIEVFFGGLTGVVLTLLLHYLL from the coding sequence TAACGAATTTCCCATTATGGGCTTCACTAGCTGCGATTTTTTTCGCGCAGTTCGTAAAGGTCCCGATTCAATATATTGCGACGAGAAGAATCGATTGGTCGCTTTTGACAAGTACAGGCGGAATGCCAAGTTCCCACTCTGCAGCGGTTACAGCACTGGCTACAGGTGTGGCGCTTGAAACCGGGCTGGATTCAGCCGTTTTCGCGGTTGCCGCCGTTTTTGCGATTATCACGATGTTTGATGCATCAGGTGTCCGCAGGCAGGCGGGGGAGCAGGCCATCGTCCTGAACCAGCTCGTGGCTGATTTTGGCCGGTTCGCCCAGGAAGCAAAAGGCTGGCAAGATAAGCCTGAAAAGGAGAAACAGAAGGAACTGAAAGAATTGCTCGGCCACAAGCCAATTGAGGTTTTTTTCGGTGGGCTGACAGGTGTAGTATTGACATTGCTTCTTCACTATCTTCTTTAA